From the genome of Mucispirillum schaedleri ASF457:
AATATCCGTCTTTATATGGTATATAAAAGCTTTCATTTTCTACAACAAGCATTAATTTTTTTGCTGAATAACTATAAGGCTTAAAAATAAAAACAATAGATAATATAATGAAAAATAAAATAATAATTACATCAATTTTACGAAACATATATAACCGTCCACGGATAAGACTATATTATAATATAGAAAAAGTCAAGTTTGGACTTATATAAAAAAAGTTAGACAAAAACCATATAAGCATCTTATAAAGTAAATAAAGACGGCTCGTCCTAAGCCTGCTTCCATGTCATATATATAATTTAGATTTTTCGCCTGTAAAATCAGGCTCAAAATGACTGTAATACAAATTATTATCAAGTTATTTTTCAGGCATAAGATTTTTGAAAACAGCTGCTGCATCATCTATTTTTTCAAGGAATTTTTCAATAATTACTGGGTCAAAATGAATACCAGCTTGACTTTTTAAATATTCTACAGCATGCTCTAATGTCCATGAATTTTTATATACTCTTTCAGAAATTAATGCATCAAATACATCTGCAACAGCAACAATTCTGCCATATAAATGTATGCTGTCCCCTTTTAATCCATTAGGATACCCACTGCCATCATATTTTTCATGGTGTGATAAGGCAATAATGGCACCAGCTTCTAAATACTTGCTTTTAGTGCCTGAAAGTATCTCATAACCTTTTGTGGCATGAGTTTTCATTATATTATATTCTTCTTCTGTAAGTTTTGATGATTTATTTAATATGCTGTCTGAAATACCAATTTTACCAACATCATGCAAAGGTGCAGAATAAAGCATTAATTCTATATCTTCATGACTCCCGCCTAAATTTTCCATTATTATAGCAGAATATTTGCCTACTCTTAGAATATGGTTTGCAGTATCTTTATCTTTATATTCTGATGCTCTTGCAAGCAAAAGCAGTGATTCAAGCTCTCTTTCCTTAACAGTTTTTACTGCCTGCTCTATTTCATACTGTAACATATTAGTTTTATTATACAGTTTAAGCCTTGAACCACGAAGACATGCCATATTTTTTAATAATGCCTGCAATATATGACTGCTTAATGGAAGTAAAAAAAAATCTATTACACCAGCATTATATGCCTTGATTTTTTCTTCTTCACTATCAATATCTGTTATTAAGTAGATAAGCAAATCTTCATCATACTTATGCACTTTTGAAACTAAATCAATAAGTTCTGCTCTGCCATCATAGTCAATAAAGAATATATCTATACTGTCGCGGCTCATAATATGCTTCATCACTTCATTAATATCATTAATGTATGAAACACCTATATCTATTGGTATGGCTGCATTTGCTACTATATCCCTGCAATCAGAAAATGTATTATAATATAAAAGATTTAACTTTCTTGTATCTGTCATTTAAAAATCTCAATAGAATGTTTTATTTTATATATAACATCTTTTAGTTCATCAATTAATGAAAAAACATTCTCATTCATACCATCTTCAACATTCTGCTTAATTTTATAAAGCACATTTAAAGCAAGTGTAAACTGATATTTTTCTGACAAGGCAAGCAGTTTATTAATAATATATAATGATGAGCCTTCATTAAACTCACTTACTGCATGTAAGAGAGTTTGAGCATAATGCCATGAAATTTGGCAGTATTCATTCACCGCTGCAGCAATTAATTTATGGTCATCAGATTTAATATACTCTGCAACACCTTTTGCTACATCTTCATTAAACAATATCTGCTCTTTATTTAAATATCTGTTTAATACTACTTCCAGTTTATTTTTTACAATAGGTTTTGCAACAAAATCATCCATTCCAGCATTAATATATTCATCAACATCATCTTCTACTACATTAGCAGTAAGAGCAATAATAGGAACATGAGGCAGTTTCATTTCTCTTTCATAAGCAACTATTTCTCTTGCTGCAGTTAACCCATCTTTTATAGGCATATATACATCCATAAAAATCAAATCATACATGTTTTTCTTATATTTATCTACTGCTATCTGTCCATTTTCTGCTATATCAACTTTAAGCCCCATATTTTTAAGCAAAATTTCTGAAAGCCTGTTATTTACTTCATTATCATCTACAAGCATAATAGAACCAGAGAAAATATTTTTTTCTGTTTTTTTGTTTTTAGCAAGGTATGATTTATTGTAACCAAGTATATCTGACAGCACTGATATAAGTTTTGACATACTAAGGGGTGGAACAAGCGGATACACATTTGTATCACCTAAATCATATATTCTATTATCAAGAGAAGTAATACTGAATATGATAAAAGATTTTTCAGGAAACTCATTTACTACTTTTTTAATAAAGTCATATTCATTATCATCATAACTAATACCAACTATTTTTATATCATCTGGACGAATATCATCTATATTTGTAGTATAGCGAACTTCAACTTTAAGATTTTTAATATATTCTTCATAAAGCTCTTTTGCAGGGCAGTTTTCTTCACATCCTAAAAGTATAATATGTGTATTAGAAAAATCTGTTTTCATTTGTGTATCTTTTCTATCAACAACAGGCAGCTCTAATGTAAAATAAAACTCACTGCCTTTGCCGTATTCACTGTATACATTTAGTGATGAGTGCATAGACTGAGTTAAACTTTTGCATATTGCAAGCCCTAAACCGCTGCCGCCATACTGATGGGTAATAGATGTATCTGGCTGTGAAAAAGCATCCATCATCATTTTCTGCTGCTCTTTTGCTATGCCTATACCATTATCTTTAATAGATATTCTGATTTTGCATTTATCACTGTTTTTTGAAATTACTGTTGCTCTGACTATAACTCTGCCTTTTACATCAGTAAATTTAATAGCATTAGATATAAGGTTAATTATTATCTGCCTGATACGCAGCGGGTCACCTAAAAGATATTTAGGCATATCTATACTAAACAAGCATATTAATAAAATATTTTTATCCATTGCTTTTGTCGCATAAATTGCAACAGAATCTTCAAAAACTTTCCATGAATTAAACTCTATTGATTCCAGCTGCATTTTACCACTTTCAATTTTAGAAAAATCTAATATATCATTAATAATACTAAATAAACCATCTGAACTGGAATTAATAATTTTTAAATATTCTTTTTGTGTAGTATCAAGATTAGTTTCCTTTAATAAATCAATAAATCCCATAATACCATTAAGTGGTATGCGAATTTCATTACTCATATTTACAAAAAATTCACTTTTTGTTTTTTCTGCATCTTTTGCTCGTTTAAGAGCAGCCTGTAACTGCCTATCCTGTTTCTTCCTAAGAGATGCATCTCTTAATATATATAATATACTAAGTTTATCCTGATACATTATTTTAGATATTGATATGTCTACAGGAAATTTTGATTTATCAGAGCGAAGTGCTTCAATTTCTAAAGATTTACCTTCTTGAGTATCTGAAAGAATAACATTTTTATATTCATTTGATATGATATTAGTAATAACAGGCTTGCCTACTAAATCTATATAATCTACTTCAAAAAGTGATTCAAATGATTTATTAACAAGTAAAATATTATTATTTTCATCTGCAATTAATATTGCATCATAAGCTTTAGAAAATATTCTATGAAACATAGATGCACTTTCTTTATAGCTTTTTTCTGCTTCATATCTTTCTGTAACATTTACACCTATTGCAGTTATAAACTGAACAAGATGACCATCTTCAAAATCTCTGCTTGTAAATACAGAAAAAGTCCATTCTATAAAAGCTGTTTTGTCATTCAGCTTTATTTCAGTAATTAAATGAAGTACTTGGGCATCACCAGCTCTAAGCATTGATACAATATATACTATTCTTCGTTGATATTCATCAGGCACTATTTCTTTATAGTTTAATCCTAGTAAATCTAAATCTGGATAAAAATCCTTAATAGCATTATTTGTTCTAATAATTTTATCATTATCATCTATAACAAATATTATAAACCCTTTGGCATCAAGAATACGGGTAATAAAATCTTTTTCTTTTTTTAATTCCTGAGCAATAAGTGCCTTATTAGATATAGTATCTTCTAGCGCCTTTTTTACTTCTTCTGTCTGCTTTTCATTTTCCATTAATATAGTAATCATTGTATCAAAAGATTTTACCAAATCATTAATCTCTTTATAAGAGCCATGCACATCTATTGGTAAACTTTCACCAGAAGCAATAGCCATACAGCTTTTCTGCATCTGTCTGATAGGCTTTGTAATAAAATATGCAAAAGCCGTAGTTACTGTCAGCAGAATAATAAGGACTGGTATAATCATATTACGCATTAATATTTTAATGGGAACTACTTCGCTAATTATTTCACTTAATTCCATGCGGACAAATAACATCCATTTAAGGTTTCCAATATTAACTGGTGAATAATATGTAACAATATCTATTCCATCAACAGTTTTAGAAAAATCATAACCTTTATTTCCTGCATAAGCATCTAATGATGGATTTCTTAAAATTGAACCATAGTAAGCAACTGTGCCAAACTGCTCTACCATATCATAAGCAACAGATGGATTTTTAATATTTTTTAAAAGTGCAAGATAATCCTGCCTGTTTTCAACTAAATACCGCTTATTTGAACGAAACTTATCATTTAAATTTGTAATATAAACATCACCAGTTTTACCTAAACCTTCTTTCTGCCAGTTATTGTTATCTGATAATATTGTGTCTATAAATAAAGATGACAAAACTAAAACAATGCTGCCATAATATTTAGAATCTTTAAATATTGGCGAAATAATAAAAAATGCAGGGTATCCATCTAATGGCATATATGGCTGCATATCTACAAAATAATAATCAGTGCCACCTTCATTTACCATAGAATGAAATTTTGAAATTTGATTTGAAAGACCCTTTATCCAGTGTGATGATATAAGATTATGACCTAAAACAGAGCTTTTTCGTGGAGTAAAAACTATGTCATCATCAGATGACACAAACAATATATTTTCAAATCCTGATGTATCTAAAAGTAGAGAAAAAGTATTAGAAAAATATTCTGACAGCTCTTTATATTTTTTAATAAATGGCTCATTATAATTAATATCTTTCATAGACTCTATGCCTATTTTCTCCATTAAATCCATACATTGAGCAATAATGCCAGAGTTACTTACAGGCACAGCATAATTAGATGATATATTAAGATAATTAAGAATTGGCTTATTGTTATACTGCCCTGCATACTGTTTTGAAAGCTCATTTCTGCATACTTCAACAGTTTCACTGCTGATACCATTTGACAGATTATTATAAGCATTAAATAATTTATCTAAACCATACGCATCTGAATTAGTCTTTAAAAACCTAAGAATAGGATTTTCCATATAGTGAACAGCATTTTGAAGCTGTTTAACTTTTATATTATGAATAATTTCTAAACGGTCAACTCTTGTGTTAATAACATGATTTTTTACTGCAAAATAAACAACAGCCATCATTAGTAATATGGCTATTGCACTTGTTAAAAAGAAACCTAAAAAAAACTTTACAGCAATACTTTTGTTACGCAACATACTATATCCTTATAATGCAATACTAAGCATTATTTTAACCGCTATATTAAACCATATTTATTATATGAAATCAATTAAAAATCTATGCTGATATATACTATTAAAGATATTTAAAACTTTATTTTTAAACTAAATAATCATGTTGCATAAAATGAAACATACATATATATTATAAATGTAAACACTGATTCTCTAATGATGTTAAGTTTATTATTAACTATGTTATACAGTAAAATAACCATTAATTTTTTTAAGTGTATGCCGATAAGTTAATAAACCACTTTGCAGGAGTGTCTAGTATGAATTATGAAGAATATATCACAGATATACAGCAGGCAGCAAAAGAATATTTAAGCACTGGCAATATAATATTTGGTATACTACTGCTTATTGGTATAATTGCAGGTCTTCTTTTCTTTTTTATATATGTAAGAAAAGAATATTATAGAAAACGCTCAGAAATAGATACTTTTCTTATAGAAGACAAGCAGAAAACAGACATTTTTGTTCCCGGTCTTTCTGACAAACAGGAAAGAAATCCACATAAAAAAACATTTTTTGAAAAATTATACAGAAAATTAAACCAAGATGATTAATTTAGATTTTAAAATGATTAAATCTAGAGTTTTTGTAAGTTCAATTATGAATGATATATGTCATACTGAGCCAAAGGCGAAGTATCTTAATAAATTTATATTAAAAAATTCATCCATGAATTTTTTAAACCACACTCTGCCGAAACAAGTTCGGCTATCGCTCACTAAAGACGGCTCGTCCTGAGCCTGATTCCATGTCATATATAATTTAGATTTTTCGCCTGCAAAATCAGGCTCAAAATGACTGTAATATGAGAACTCTAGGTCTTACTGAGCCACGAAGTATCTTAATAAATTTATATTAAAAAATTCATCCATGAATTTTTTAAACCACACTCTGCCAAAACAAGTTCGGCTATCGCTCACTAAAGACGGCTCGTCCTGAGCCTGATTCCATGTCATATATAATTTAGATTTTTCGCCTTTAAAAATCAGGCTCAAAATGACTGTAATATGAGAACTCTGAACTTACCCAAAAATTTTGAACTAAGCCACTAAATAAATTTCTTTTTCCTGTAAAGGTGTAAGTCCATTAGCTTTTATTCTGTAATTATTATAGAAATCAATATATTTTTCAAGTTCATATTTAAACTGTTCTATATTTTTGAATTTGTTAATATAAACCAATTCACATTTTAAAGTAGCAAAGAAACTTTCCATAACAGCATTATCATAGCAGTTGCCACGCCTTGACATACTCTGCTCTATATTATTTTCCTTTAATAACTTTCTAAATTGATTAGCCTGATATAATATACCCTGGTCTGAATGTATCATTAACCCTGTTGTATCTTTTGTTTTATCTATTGCCTGTTTTAAATTATCTATTACCATTTCTTCATTATTATATTTGCTTACACTGTATGCTGTTATTTCTCTGTTATACAAATCCATTATTGCTGATAAATACACCTTTTCATTATTAATTTTTATCTCTGCCACATCTGTTACCCATTTTAAACATGGTTTCTCACTTGTAAAGGCTCTGTTTAATTTATTGCTGCATATATGACTTACTCTGCCTTGTTTATACCTTTTCTTAACCCTGATTATTGATGAAATATTTAATTCCTTCATTAATTTTGCTACTGTCTTCCTGTCATAAGTATAACCCAGTTTCTCTAATGCCTTTGTTATTCTTGGATAGCCGTAAGTCTTGTTAGATTTTTCATATATTTCTAATATATATGCCTTGACTTCTGCATATTTATCTAATGCAGCAGGCTTTTTAACATTATAATAGTAAGTGCTTCTTTTCATATTACTCACAGACAACAGGATATCCAAACTGTAATACAGCCTTAATGCAGTTATTATTTGTGCTTTTTCTGTTGAACTCTCTGTTCCTTTGACTGCATTAAGGCTTCCAGCTTTTTTAAATATGCATTCTCCGCTGACTTGTAATAAAGCTCTTTTTCAAGCTCTGATATTCTCTCTTTTAATTGTCTTACTTCTTCACTATCATCTGATTTAGTGAGTTTAATATCAGTAGAGTTTGAGTGTTTACTCTTTTTACTGTTCGGGATATTCTTATCTGACATATTATCTCCAATAAACTTACTGCAAAACTTATTCCAGTCATATATTACTGATGCTGATGGTATATTAAAATATAGTGCTGTCTGCTCATAACTTAAATTATTTGATGCCTTATAAGTTAACACATTTAATTTAAAATCTCTACTATATTCATTGCGGGTAAAGCTATGATGTAAACTTGATTCGCCTGAATGCTTATATCTGTTATAGATATTACATATTACTCCTTTATGAATTTTACAGCATCTTGATAATTCACTGGCACTCATTATTCCATTTTCTATGACTGTTACTAGATATTTCTTAAACTCATAGCTGTATTTTCTTGCCATATACACTCCTTATATGGTTAGTACAACTTTTTCGGGTAAGTTCACTCTATGTCTTACTGAGCCAAAGGCGAAGTATCTAAAAAATAAATAATTTAAATATATTATACATTACTGCAATATAAATAGTATATATATTATTTCACTGCTGTAATATATGTAATTTAAAGTATATGCTTCATTAAGCTGTTTTCTATAAAGCCTATTTTGTCAGAAAAATATCCCCGCAAAAAAAGAATATCATAATAATATATATTATATAAGTTAAAACATACATTTATCATATTAGTGATTAATTATTTATCAATTATTTCAGTATTATTTTATCATATAAAGCTCTTAAAATGAAAAGAACCCCACTTGTTTCTACAGCAAATGGGGTCTAAATCAAATCATATTTTAAATTTTATTCAAATTCATCTTCTCTTGGTGGGAAAAGTTTTATTGATATCCACATAATCCATTTAAAGAAAAATGGAACAAAAAGCGGCAGTAATATTGTAGCAAATGTCATACCCCCTACAACTGCCCAGCCTAATACATTACGGCTGGCAGCACCTGCACCTGTGCTTAAAGCAAGAGGTATTGTTCCAAAAATAAAGGCAAGAGATGTCATAATAATAGGTCTAAACCTAAGCTGAGCACCAGTGAATGCTGCTTCTTCTAATGAGCAGCCACCTGCCCTGTATTTTTCTACAGCAAACTCTACAATTAAGATTGCATTTTTAGCTGCAAGACCTACAAGTGTTACAAGAGCAACTTGAAAATAAATATCGTTACTGTATCCTTTTAAGAAAGTAGCAAGTCCAGCACCAAGAGCTGCAAACGGAATAGATATAACAACTGCAAACGGAAGCGACCAGCTTTCATACTGAGCTGCTAATATTAAGAATACCATAATCAAAGCAAGAGCAAATACTGTAACTGTGCTGCCAGAAGATTCTCTTTCCTGATAAGACTGACCTGACCACCCTATTGTATAGCCACTTGGAAGAATATTTTTAGCCACTTCTTCAATAGCAGCCATCGCTTCACCTGAGCTGTATCCAACACCATTATTTCCAAAAATTTTAGTAGACGGGAAGTTGTTAAACCGCTCTATAACATAAGCACCACCTTTTTCTGTATATTTCACCATAGTAGAAACAGGCACCATATTACCACTGGCACTGCGAACATAGAGCTTATCCAAATTATTTGGAGTAGAACGATATTCTGCATCGGCCTGTGTATATACTTTATATGACCTGCCAAATAAGTTAAAATCATTTACATAAGCCTGTCCAAAAGTAGAAGAAAGCACAGAAAATATATCAGATATAGAAACACCCATTGCAAGAGCTTTTTCCTTATCAACTTCTAGCTGCAGCTGTGGAGCTGTAATACTCATAGATGTTCTTACACCCTGCACTTCTGGTCTTTGGTTAGCAGCCATTACTATCTGCATAGCATACTCATAAAGTTTTTCAGATGTATCACCTGCCCTGTTTTGTATCCACATTTCAAAACCGCCTGTGGCACTCATCCCCGGAATAGGTGAAGGATTAAAAGCAAAAGTAACACCCTCAGGGGTTACCATACCCATACCATAGATTTTCTTAACAAGTGCATTTGCAGACAAGTCTTCTGTTTTTCTTTTATCCCAGTGGACAAGGTCAATAAATACAGCTCCTGCATTAGGACGGACAGAGCCTGAAAGCATATCAAATCCAGCTAAACTTGTAAATGCTTCAACAGATGGCTCATTTAAAAGTTTATCAGAAAATTCCTGCATATATTTTGCTGTTCTATCCATAGATGTTCCATCTGGAAGCATTGCAACGGATAAAACAACACCTTGGTCTTCCTCTGGAACAAGCCCTGTTGGAATATGAGTGAATAAATATGCTACACCCGCAATCGTTACTCCAAATATGATTATGGCAACTATATTATTTCTTAAAATAAATTTAACACCATGCAGATAGCCCTTTGTCATAAAATCAAAACCTTTATTAAAGCCACGATGTAAAATATGTTTTTCTTCCTTGCCATGTTTTAATAAAAGCATACAAAGAGCTGGTGTAAAAGTTAATGCCACAATACCTGAAATAATAACAGATATAACAATAGTAATGGCAAACTGTTTATACATTACTCCTGCTAAACCGCCCATAAATGCAACT
Proteins encoded in this window:
- a CDS encoding HD-GYP domain-containing protein — its product is MTDTRKLNLLYYNTFSDCRDIVANAAIPIDIGVSYINDINEVMKHIMSRDSIDIFFIDYDGRAELIDLVSKVHKYDEDLLIYLITDIDSEEEKIKAYNAGVIDFFLLPLSSHILQALLKNMACLRGSRLKLYNKTNMLQYEIEQAVKTVKERELESLLLLARASEYKDKDTANHILRVGKYSAIIMENLGGSHEDIELMLYSAPLHDVGKIGISDSILNKSSKLTEEEYNIMKTHATKGYEILSGTKSKYLEAGAIIALSHHEKYDGSGYPNGLKGDSIHLYGRIVAVADVFDALISERVYKNSWTLEHAVEYLKSQAGIHFDPVIIEKFLEKIDDAAAVFKNLMPEK
- a CDS encoding ATP-binding protein; translation: MLRNKSIAVKFFLGFFLTSAIAILLMMAVVYFAVKNHVINTRVDRLEIIHNIKVKQLQNAVHYMENPILRFLKTNSDAYGLDKLFNAYNNLSNGISSETVEVCRNELSKQYAGQYNNKPILNYLNISSNYAVPVSNSGIIAQCMDLMEKIGIESMKDINYNEPFIKKYKELSEYFSNTFSLLLDTSGFENILFVSSDDDIVFTPRKSSVLGHNLISSHWIKGLSNQISKFHSMVNEGGTDYYFVDMQPYMPLDGYPAFFIISPIFKDSKYYGSIVLVLSSLFIDTILSDNNNWQKEGLGKTGDVYITNLNDKFRSNKRYLVENRQDYLALLKNIKNPSVAYDMVEQFGTVAYYGSILRNPSLDAYAGNKGYDFSKTVDGIDIVTYYSPVNIGNLKWMLFVRMELSEIISEVVPIKILMRNMIIPVLIILLTVTTAFAYFITKPIRQMQKSCMAIASGESLPIDVHGSYKEINDLVKSFDTMITILMENEKQTEEVKKALEDTISNKALIAQELKKEKDFITRILDAKGFIIFVIDDNDKIIRTNNAIKDFYPDLDLLGLNYKEIVPDEYQRRIVYIVSMLRAGDAQVLHLITEIKLNDKTAFIEWTFSVFTSRDFEDGHLVQFITAIGVNVTERYEAEKSYKESASMFHRIFSKAYDAILIADENNNILLVNKSFESLFEVDYIDLVGKPVITNIISNEYKNVILSDTQEGKSLEIEALRSDKSKFPVDISISKIMYQDKLSILYILRDASLRKKQDRQLQAALKRAKDAEKTKSEFFVNMSNEIRIPLNGIMGFIDLLKETNLDTTQKEYLKIINSSSDGLFSIINDILDFSKIESGKMQLESIEFNSWKVFEDSVAIYATKAMDKNILLICLFSIDMPKYLLGDPLRIRQIIINLISNAIKFTDVKGRVIVRATVISKNSDKCKIRISIKDNGIGIAKEQQKMMMDAFSQPDTSITHQYGGSGLGLAICKSLTQSMHSSLNVYSEYGKGSEFYFTLELPVVDRKDTQMKTDFSNTHIILLGCEENCPAKELYEEYIKNLKVEVRYTTNIDDIRPDDIKIVGISYDDNEYDFIKKVVNEFPEKSFIIFSITSLDNRIYDLGDTNVYPLVPPLSMSKLISVLSDILGYNKSYLAKNKKTEKNIFSGSIMLVDDNEVNNRLSEILLKNMGLKVDIAENGQIAVDKYKKNMYDLIFMDVYMPIKDGLTAAREIVAYEREMKLPHVPIIALTANVVEDDVDEYINAGMDDFVAKPIVKNKLEVVLNRYLNKEQILFNEDVAKGVAEYIKSDDHKLIAAAVNEYCQISWHYAQTLLHAVSEFNEGSSLYIINKLLALSEKYQFTLALNVLYKIKQNVEDGMNENVFSLIDELKDVIYKIKHSIEIFK
- a CDS encoding IS3 family transposase, translating into MFKKAGSLNAVKGTESSTEKAQIITALRLYYSLDILLSVSNMKRSTYYYNVKKPAALDKYAEVKAYILEIYEKSNKTYGYPRITKALEKLGYTYDRKTVAKLMKELNISSIIRVKKRYKQGRVSHICSNKLNRAFTSEKPCLKWVTDVAEIKINNEKVYLSAIMDLYNREITAYSVSKYNNEEMVIDNLKQAIDKTKDTTGLMIHSDQGILYQANQFRKLLKENNIEQSMSRRGNCYDNAVMESFFATLKCELVYINKFKNIEQFKYELEKYIDFYNNYRIKANGLTPLQEKEIYLVA
- a CDS encoding efflux RND transporter permease subunit translates to MENKEIKAGFFIQRPIFATVISIIITLVGLICIQILPIERYPNLTPPQVNVQANYNGADAETIAQNVAAVLESQIFGVDDMIYMNSVSSSAGYVSVTVTFAIGTDPDLATINVNNKVQTALAQLPSAVQQLGITVTKRNPSMLMLVSLNSPDNSYSKVYLANYALLNVVDELKQVPGVGEVSLFGRDYYSIRVWLDPNKLAYYGLIPDDVSNVIRSQNAQFAAGSLGAAPMDGNQADVYWQVLPPVRYSTPEEFGEIIIRSNSDGSSLRLKDVARLELGSETYGVESRYNGAMSTVMGIYLSPDANALATADAVKAKVDELSLNFPEGITHSFIFDNTKFITVSIKEVVKTLIEALILVIIIVYVFLQNWRATLIPSLAVPVSIIGTFAGMYALGFSINILTMFAMVLAIGMVVDDAIIVVENVERLMATGLSVKKATAQAMHEVTRPVIAVVLVLSAVFIPVAFMGGLAGVMYKQFAITIVISVIISGIVALTFTPALCMLLLKHGKEEKHILHRGFNKGFDFMTKGYLHGVKFILRNNIVAIIIFGVTIAGVAYLFTHIPTGLVPEEDQGVVLSVAMLPDGTSMDRTAKYMQEFSDKLLNEPSVEAFTSLAGFDMLSGSVRPNAGAVFIDLVHWDKRKTEDLSANALVKKIYGMGMVTPEGVTFAFNPSPIPGMSATGGFEMWIQNRAGDTSEKLYEYAMQIVMAANQRPEVQGVRTSMSITAPQLQLEVDKEKALAMGVSISDIFSVLSSTFGQAYVNDFNLFGRSYKVYTQADAEYRSTPNNLDKLYVRSASGNMVPVSTMVKYTEKGGAYVIERFNNFPSTKIFGNNGVGYSSGEAMAAIEEVAKNILPSGYTIGWSGQSYQERESSGSTVTVFALALIMVFLILAAQYESWSLPFAVVISIPFAALGAGLATFLKGYSNDIYFQVALVTLVGLAAKNAILIVEFAVEKYRAGGCSLEEAAFTGAQLRFRPIIMTSLAFIFGTIPLALSTGAGAASRNVLGWAVVGGMTFATILLPLFVPFFFKWIMWISIKLFPPREDEFE